Part of the Cuculus canorus isolate bCucCan1 chromosome 17, bCucCan1.pri, whole genome shotgun sequence genome is shown below.
ATAGTCTCAGAGTGCAAGATGTCTTCAGTTCAACACACAGCCTCCTTCATTATTTTGATCGTTTAATTCTCActggagcagaaagcaaaagcaacgGGGATGAAGGTTATGGTCGGAGTCTGAGATACGCAGCTCTGAATCTGGCTGCGCTGCACTGTCGGTTTGGCCATTAGTAAGTTAATATCTTGTGCCACACAACTGAAATTCACCTTGTTGCATCTCGTAAGTGCTGGTAGATGGACCTTTCATTGATCCTGAAAATCTCTTCAGGAAAAGGGACTTTCTCTAATTGGATAACAGCTATTGTTGGGTTGGATTGGAATTTTCTTGGCatcttgatttgttttgttttggttttattttgacatttatttcGTTTCCATAATAATTGAGCCATCTCCAGTAGCATAAGAGTTCACATTTATCTGTGTCcagttgcaaatattttctaggTATTTAAGTTCTCAGTTGCTACATTCCATGACCTCAGAAGGTCTGTGGACATTAATGCCTATTTTCAGCTATACACTCAAGAAATTGTGGTTGGTTTTCTGTTAATATTCAACTCAACATAGAGCCGAtctggaaaaagaataattaaaaataaaagccctctgagcttttttaattttaaaatgctgtgggGCGGTGTTATTTTATTGATAAAGCTGCCTTATCTGTCTCTGTGTATGGTTTGCATTTCTTGACGGCTGCCTGTGTGCACTGTGTAAAAGGACTGGAGATGGGAAAGACATCTGCAAAATAGAGCAACAACTTTTTCTATACAGGCAGATACTTAATGTTGCTCCTGTTCAAACAATAACTCGCACACTGGCATGTTTGAAAGCCCACTTAGGGGTTACATTTTTGTAGTGGCTTGCAGATGCCATTTTGCTTATTACCCTCAGGACTAGAATATATTGCTGAAGTGCTAGGAGGGAAATACAGGCTTTCTCATGTGGTCTATTAAGTCAGAGTTCTCTTATGAGTGCAGTATGCATAATTTAGATGAGTATTCCTCCTCTGTATTGtaatgctgtatttttagcaCTGGGAATACTAATAtgttctcccttttcctttgccGGTAGCCAACAGGCTGAACTTGCGCTTCAGGAAGCCATCCGGATTGCACAGGAGTCTAACGACCATGTTTGCTTGCAGCACTGCCTGGTAAGAGAGCTGTGCTGAGGTGGAAGTTAAGTCACCTTTGTCTGTATTCTCTCTTTGCCCAGTGAACTGTTGCAGAACCGCTCTTACAAATCTCATCAAATGCATCAGTAATTTAAGTATGACTGTCCAACACTGGGATGGCATCGCTACTGGCAGATGGGTCACCCAGAGCAAATGACTGCAGGGAAACTGTGGGATAGTTTTGTTGCAACTCAGGATTACTTTCTTAAACAGGAGTTGTGATCCGAGAGCACCTAAGATCTCAGTATTAAGCTTGATGTTTAGTCTTATGTGTTTTAAAGAGACAAAGCGTGTCTTGAACTTCCTCCTTGCTGCCTCACAGAGTAATCAACCTGCTTTTGGGCAAGCAGAACGGAGGAGAAAAAGACTTCGATTCTTTAGTATTTCATTCtctaattaaaatttttataatgagtcGCCATCAATGGTATCAAGCTCCTgggatgctgctttctgcagttaACTGTATTATGGGGCTTCTGTGCATTGCTCTGAACCTCCAGCGTTGACTGCTGTCACGCCAATGTCCCAGCCTCGCTGCACTTGTGATAtattctgctctgcagcatttcataGACTTTTCCTTAGTATCCTATTAATTCTGAAGGGGGGGGGGTATATTCCAGTGAGATTTTGTGCATTCTGTGCAGAAAGTAAGAGAAGAGAAAAGTACTGCAGCCGTCAGCTATTTGCAATCagattttaacttttttccttgctaGAGTTGGTTGTGCATCTTGGAGCAGAAGATGTTTGATAGCTGTGTTCTGCTAGAGCACTCTGTAAACAAATCTTTACATTTTGGCTTGCCGGTAAGTCCATTTCACTTATGCTTGGCTTTATTCTAGGACAAACATGTGATGAGGGGAGTGTGCATGTTAGGGTTTTGGATTTTGTGGCCGGTCTGTTCAAAATATGTGACTGAGATTAAGCAGATGTATTTTAACAATCCAAAATGtagctctttatttttactcttcGTGTTAACAAACCAGGGTTCAGTCGCTTTAAGGAGAGTGCATTATTGCAAGActcactgtttttccttctaattgtttgctttttggcCACTGTCTGTGGCTACTAGCCTGGCCCCATGCACCATTTCAGTCTTAGGCCTGTCACACAATCTGTTGGTGCTCGAGGGAGGTTCTTATGCCTCTGCCTTCTGTGAAACTCAGTGCTGATGCCTCTGGCAGGGCTTTGAACACATGTTTACTTGTACAGCTGTGTCCCAGCTGTGAAACCTTGCAAGGCAGCCCTCCCTTTAGATAGTTTTGTGTCCTGAATCTGTTGGCTGTTAATGTTTAGTTCTGTCTTCCCCAAGATCTGCAGTCTGTTTGTTAAGAGAATCGTTCTAAAAGGAACTGAACTGCTGATGTTGGGAGGTGAAAGCAGGCATAGCCACTTgatgggggaaagggagggaaggctctgtgtttttgcagctgtttcatcCAGGTACAAGTCCTGTCATCCTctttaaggctttttttgtgGGGGAGTGGAAATTACCTTTCACATCTAACAAAATGGCATTCAGGTATGTGTGGGTGTGCATAAGTAGGTATTCAAAGAAATGCCTGGAGCAGTGTTCCTTTGTCTGTGCTGGATAACATCACCtccttttggggggggggggattttttttcttagtttagaACTGTTGCTCCTGTGTAATTCAAAAGTAGAGTGAATTCTGTTGTCTTTCAATgctgttggtattttttttacccttcttCCCAGTACCTTGCTTCCCTGGGAATACAATCCTTGGTTCAGCAAAGAGCTTTTGCAGGAAAGGCTGCCAACAAACTAATGGATGCCTTAAAAGATTCTGATCTGTTGCACTGGAAACACAGCTTGTCAGAGCTCGTTGATATTAGTATAGCGCAGAAAACTGCCATTTGGAGATTATACGGCCGCAggtattctgtttcttttggatTGTTGGGTTAGCTCCCGGTACTTGTTAGCACATAATGCACTTAGAGTTATTTATGTAGGTGTAACAAGTGACTGTGTCTCTCCACTGCACTAAAATAAAGCCATCAGACTGTGATTCAGTACAGGCTGAGTGCAATTATTTCCATTCTCTTGTGTTCCTTTATAACTCATACCGGTGAAGAGATTGAGTTTCCATTTAGTAGTGGCAAATAGATCATAAGTTGTTCCTGTGCCCCCATTTTCAGCATCTGTGTGCTTAGACTGTGTGTGGCTTTCAGAACTTAAGTATTTGATGTGCTCGCATAGTCCAGAGTTCCTGGAGAGCAGTTTTTTCTCAAGTTCATCCTCCCCCAGGCCTCTGGCTTACCAGAAAACATAGACTGTTGACATAACAAGTCCATAGATTAAAAATGGTTGTTGTTTGTTGCTTGAAAGCTAAAAGATGTTTCTCTTGCGCAAGCACCATGGCACTTCAACAAGCCCAAACATTGCTAAGCATGAACAGTCTGGAGGCTGTGAATGTGGGCGTTCAGCAGAACAACACAGAGTCCTTTGCTGTAGTCCTGTGTCACCTGGCTGAGCTGCACGCAGAGCAGGTGAGCTTTGTGGCGAGTGGCACAAAATGTCATTTGGAAGAGAGGACGTGTAGGTGTTACTGACAGAGAGCGCGAGGCTTGACTCGtgttttgttctgccttttAACATCTGCATTGGGGGCAAAGGAAATACAGGGTTTTTTCTTAGCAAGTTCTTTCCGTGGGGCTTGTGTTGAAATCAAGGAGAGTGGTGCTCACCCCAGTATGTGTTTATCAGTGCTGTTTCTGCGTTACAGGGATACTTtgcagctgcttctgaaatactgaaacaCCTAAAGGAAAGATTCCCTCCCAACAGTCAGCATGCACAGGTAGAATATTTATGATTGAGCCTGTAAATTATGTATCTGTTATACAATAGGATCTGAATCCTTTCCTCTGTGTGCCTGGGGCAGTTTTGCTCGTTTCGTTTGGCTCATGACCTCAGAAGAAGCTGTGTGCCATAAACTTTTCtacaaaagcatgaaaaagtTGCCTCTGTTATTTTAAGACTGGCGAGACGTTTATCTCACCACAGCCTCCTaagaaaaaactgtttaaatagAAATGTCACTGACAGAGGAATACACATCTCCTTCATGTGCACATGTAGGAATGAAACGCTCTGCATTCATTTGGAGCTTCAAGTTCTGCTTAATTAGTACTGCTTATTTTGATATCTTGCAATCCAGAAATAACTGAGAGAATAGCTGGGTTTTGTGTGACTCTGGGAAACATGTTAACGCAGGAGTCTATAAGATAATATTTACACACAAGTGTTAAAGATTCCATTAAATATAGTTTAGTTCTGTTTTCACTAAATCATTAGTAATGATTTAAAAGAGCTTTTCTACTTAAAACTCAGTCAAAGAGGTGAGGTTTGGTATTGAAACATTGATCCAGACCTGAGCATTTCCGTTGAGGACAGTAATTTAGTAAATCCAGTAACTGGACAGTGGAATTAGTTGTGTCTAGACAcaggggggggaaaaaaagtaagttcTAACATGGGATTAGAAAATGAGGAGGCACTTCTTCTAAAACATGTTTCTGAATGTTCTTTGTTTAGCTCTGGATGCTGTTTGatcagaaaatacaatttgaGAGAGCCATGAATGATGGCAGATATCATGTAGCAGACTCTCTTGTAGCAGGAATTACAGCACTTAATAGCACTGAAGGCGTATACAGGTAAGAAATCATCAATCTGCATACACTTGCAGATATGTCCTATGAAGACACTGAAAGATTTAGCAAAATGATTGCTGGCAGTCATGTGCTTACATGCTTCCCTTTCCTGAACCAATTATGGTCATGTTGTCTAACCTGTAGTGCTTATTCGGTAGAGTATGCCCTGCAATAATGGTTTCTAGTTGTTTCTGTGGGCATTTTAAGAACTGGAATAGCATTAATGAAGGTCATGTTGTTCTAGAGCTGTAGATCTGTTATGAGAacacaaaatacttcaaaatctGCCATGGAAAATGTACTCAAACCTAAGcacaaagcagaattttatgTCAAATATCTAGGGATCTCAGGCCTGGTCTGAGCCCGAGTCTGCATCTGTCCTGGTTTCTATCCCTACAAAATGGAACAATATTGCTTTTCTCTCACCTTAGTAGGCTCTTGTTTCTAAATGAGAATTACTTGTTAGAAATAGGTAGCGTTAAAACTTGTTATTTGGTGagcatgaaaaaaacctctctgtTAAAAGCAGGTTTTTGTTGATTTTCAATGAGGCAAAACGCCTAAAAACATAGCCAATGCCAGTAAGCCGGAAGATCGGTATTCAAGCTGTGGGACCTGATGCTTGTCCTTCTGGAATTGGActgtttgtgatttttctgaTCTTTAAATATACTGCTCAGTGTATAGGTTCAGGGTGTTTTTATGCATCCCCTGCTGCTGtatatttgtttcttatttccCTGTTTTTGCTCTTTCCCTGGTGCTCCATGTCCTTCTCGGCTCAAGCCAATTTTAGCTACTTTACCTCatacctgtttttctttcaaataattacTTGTGCTTTCCAGCTTGCATGCCCTCCCACTTCTGCTGCCTGCTTGGCCTTTGGTTTTGACAATCCCTGTTTTCTGTCTAAAGCTGATTTATGAGTTTGGTCCTTTGTGCCTGTGAGTTGTCCAGCTGGAAGTGGAGACAGCTGGTTTCCCCCCTGCCGGTGTGTGTAACACGCGTACACTCTTTCAGAATGCCATCCTGCAGATACAAGAAAGAGAGGTCACAAAAAAAGAGACCTATTTTGCTGTGTTCTGAGGAGCAGAACTGTatctaaaatgtaaaaatctgatcagtgactttttctttctaccaCGGCAGAAAAGCCATTGTACTGAAAGCCCAAAATCAAATGTCAGAGGCGTACAAACTTTTGCAGAAATTGTTGATCCACTGCCAGAAAATCAAGAACACTGAGATGGTGATTAGGTaagaatgtttcattttcagagtaTTGAAGCCACTTTGCAGTGATTAGAATCAGGCATTTCAATTTGTCTGTGTCCAGACTTCACTACTCTTCAGATTACCTACTGTGATTTGGAGATTACAAAATCATTTCATTTATGAATCGTGGTATGGAGGAATCCTCAAAATGTTGTGGCATTGAAACCTAGTATTTTTAACGTGTAAACTAAGAGGTAGTGAACTTTAAAATAAGTTCCATGAACACCTAGGTAGAAGGAAACGCTGCATTCCAAATAAAGAGGAAATAGAAATGCATGTGTGTGATTGTACCTTCAGAGTAGTTAGTGTGTTATTTCGTCTTTTGTATGTCAGTGGCATCTCCTGTTAAGGGTCTAATTGAAGTTTATTGTATATGCAGTAATGTAATTCATAGTAAAATCAATACTGCTATTGGATGGAATAATTGTTTGGGAAACAAGGGGGCGTTTttcatcagaagaaaatgtttgtaattCTTTCCTCCTGTGGTGTTAGTGTTCTGCTGTCGATAGCAGAGCTCTACTGGAGATCTTCGTGCCATACCATAGCGctgcctgtcctgctgcaggcCCTCGCCCTCGCGCGAGAGTACAGCCTGCAGTACTTGGCTTCAGAAACTGTGCTGAACTTGGCTTTCTCTCAGGTATGTCTGGGGTGTGTTTGCACAGCGCTGTAGGGCAGCATTTATTCTGGGGATCTGGATACTGGTTTAACCTGTGAGATTTAAGAACACATGGAATTAAATTATTGATTCCCAAGAAGTATATTCCAATTGTGAAATCTTTTGAGGAAGTTAATCAAACTCAAGTTGCATTTGTATCACTAAGATGTGTAGTTATTGCATGTCATTAGGCAGGCAAGCGTAAGTTGGccctgcttttgtttcttcagttgttatttttcctgctaGTATTTTGGCTTTCTAGAAGCAGTTTGGCATGTGTTtgagttaaaaataatgctTGTAATGGAGTTCAGTTATATTGTTTATTCTGAGCTGGCAGAGATGTGCTTGCCAGCACTGACTGCAGTGGAGAAGCCGTGCCGAATGATTTCAGATAGTAGCTCATTTCCACTAATAATTTTTGATGTAAAAAGAagattacacagaaaaaaaattctatccTTGTCTGTTGTACATTGTGTTATTGGAAACAGATGTGGCTCAGGTTGGTCTTCTGAAGATGCCGCTCTTGCCGGCAGATTCCAGCATTAAACCagcaattatttctctttcagctgatcCTTGGCATTCCTGAACAAGCCCTGAATATTCTGCACATGGCTATAGAACCCATCTTGGCCCATGGAGCCGTCCTGGACAAAGGCTGTGCCATGTTCCTGGTAGCCAAATGTCAGGTGGCTTCTGCAGCTTCGTACACTCCACAGAAGAAGATTGAAGGTAGCGTGAAAAGGAATCCTCCTCTCAGAGTCTGCGCTCCAAAGTTGGGAAGTGCAGACCAGTGTATATATCCAAGTCCTACATGGTCATTGTGTTTCCTAGATATCGGGtagcaaaattaatttggaatTAGATTTTAAACAGATGCTGTGTTTATAATGGAATCCTGTTTATCTGCATACTTTCACAGCCATATTTTGCAGCAGAGGCTGAATAACAGAAAAGAGCTGAAAGACCATGTTGCTAAGACacaaattgttttgaaaagctgagGAATTTATAATTGGGCTCCTTAGAATTGAGCTGTATTGCTTGGAGTTGTTATTGTGACATTATCTTAAATATGACTGTCCCCCTTTTTTCCCACAGTTTTGGAATCTGCTATCTCGAATCTAAATGAAGCCAAGACTTACTTTGCCAAAGTGGACTGCAAAGAGCAGCTCAGAGATGTTCTCTACTTCCAGGCCCGGCTGTTCCACACCCTAGGCAAGACCCAGGAAAGGAACAAATGTGCTATGCTGTTCCGTCAGTTGCACCAGGAACTGCCGGCACACGGTGTCCCCTTGATCAATGCCTTCAAGTGATGTAGTTAAAGAggagatttgtttgttttccctggtttttttttcttttttacaaatGTCTTTTTGTTATATTCGGTCATCTGTGTTTCAGAATAAGTGCCAATAAATTATGGTCTTCTATGGAACAAACTTGTGTTTTGTTGTAATGACTTAAGGGGAAACATCAGGTTTCCACACATTTCACTTCTATTCTGTCCTTAAAATTAAGAATAGGAATCGAATGGGGGAATAAAAAGTTGCTTGACTGCATTGTAAACACGCTGAGGTGAGTAGAACAGTCATGATGAAACAGTCTGTTCTTAGTGATGTTCTCAAAATCAATGCTGGCTTTATGAACACTGGGGTACAAAATTAGTGGAAAGTGCAGGTGAAGCTCCTTTGTCCTCGTGTTAAGTGGTATAGAATGGGGAGTCTCATTTGAAATGTGTCCTTGCATTTAACCTGTCTTCAGTCTCTGTTTACTCTGTAGAAACAGATGGTACTGgcagaaggggggaaaaaacgGGATTCATTTGGAGAAGCCTATTGCTGCAAAGTCCCGGCATTGTTGTTAGATATGTCCTTGTGCAAAGAGCAACTGAGGAAATGAGAATGtgctaaacaaaagcctcagCTCCGCTGAAACGTTCTTACTGTATGCGTTCTCCCATAGGTGCTGTGCATCATCTATGCTCTGGCTTTATCGGTCAGTAACTGGAGGTCACAACTAGTGCGATGTCCAATATGCTGCTGTTGACTTCTAGCAATTAGACCctcattttggaagaaaacttcatttcagGGCTGCACTTCTGTGAGTCTAAACCTTTTATGGGTGAGCCTTTGTGCCTGTCCTTTCACCTTGTGACTCTGTAAAAGCCGAGTGTCGTTGGTGGAAGCACTTGGAGATGCCCCTGCCTTGAAGTGCTGGATTGAACCACAGCACTGTTAGCAACAAGGAAGCAAGACCAGACCTGAACCTGGCAGGTAAGGCAGGAAGAGAGAAGCTCTGAGATATGGTTGAAATGAGGGTAGTCCAGTGCTCGTTTGCACATCTCATTAATTAGTGCTGCAGCGTGGCTGTTGGCAGGTAATCAGTGCCTGACCCTACAACAACAGCTGTATTTCTGAGAGGGGAAAGTAACCCCACTTTCCATGTGGGCCGCACGGCAGTGCTGGTTTTGGTGGTTTGCCCCCCTTTCAGCTGTGTTACCAGATCTCCGTTAATCAGAATCGAGGAGTTCAATCCATAAAATGTTTGGAGCACCTACTGTTTTACTGTAAGTGCATAAATCTGATTTCTAGTGTGGCTTTCAAGGTCCTGGTCAAAGTAGCAGTGTTTATCCATAAAGCTCTTGTGGAAGCATGGCTCTGCTCCTGGAAGCTCAACAATGACGAAGTGGTGCCCTCAAACGGGTTGCAAAGCAAAACTAGGAAGACGTTTTGCACCAGCTGTGGTGTTCACATCTCCTCAAGGCTGACGTTTCTTCATGAAAAGAAGAGTCAATTGGAAAGCCAGGTGAGCTCAGCACGAGAGTGGTGCTTGATTGGAACCAGCGGTGCTCAGTaagaaaccagaaatatttagcATGGACAAAAGCCAGTGAGATGTTTACTGAGAGCTGGTGCCAGGGAGTTAAAGGCCGTGCCCgtgcagcagcactgcctccgtcctggtgctgcagagctggaaccCAAGTGGGACCTGTGCTTGGTGGTGGCTGGTGGCGATGGGCTGGCAGTGGCCACTGTGACATCTCCAAACAGTGGGTTTCTAAAACCCTTTTAGGTGATGGTTTCAAACTGCTTAGTGAAGGTCCAGGGGAGCAGATACAGGTAACCCAACTGGGACCCAGCTGCTCTCAGGCTGGAAATTCAGTGTTTGCTCAAGGGCGGAGGCGAGGAAGCCTTAGGAGGGAGAGAGGATgctgccctcctctccctctgggTGCGGGAGGGAGGAGatgagggagggaggaaggatgcCGCTCTCCTGTCCCTCTGGATGAGGACGGGAGGATGCTGTGCCCCTTTCTCTCTGGATACGGGAGGCAGGGAGGATGCCGCTCTCCTGTCCCTCTGGATGAGGACGGGAAGATGCTGTGCCCCTTTCTCTCTGGATGCGGGAGGCAGGGAGGATGCTGCGCTCCGTGTCCTCTGTCGGCGGGTGCCCGTCCCGGCGCGGCTCCATCCCGCAGCCGGGAAGGGGGCggggaaatattaaaaaaataataaaataaccccaaccaaagaaaacaaaacccacccccAACCCCGCTTATGGGGGTGGGCGGGCGGGATGCGGCTGCCCGGGGGGGAAACCTCCCCTTCCccggggcggagcggggcctccctccctccttccatccctccctccttccttccctgcctccttccctcGCTGCCGCCGCCGGAGAGGAACCGAAAGCGAAGGCGGCGGCGCTCCGGGCCCCGGGGGCGGCTCCGGGGGCGGCTGCGGGGGAGCGGAGCGGTAAGGACCGTGTCCCGGCAGGGCGGGGGCCGCGGGAGGGCGGGGGATGCGCAGACAAAGCCGCGCCCGGAGGGATCCGCGGGGCCGGGGATGCGCTCCGGGAAACCAACGGCATCGCCTGCCCGCGGGGCTCGCCTCGGCCTGGGCGGCTCTGGGGGGCCGTGGGCATCCAGGCTGGCCTTTCCCCGTCCTGCTTAACCGCCCGGGCCCGGCGAGCATCCCGCTCCTGCCCGCCTGCAGCCGCGAGGTGTGCCCGTGGTACCCAGGGGCTGGCAGCATCCCGGCTTCGGGATGTGGCAGCGTTTTAGCTCAGGACATGGCAGCATCCTCAGTTTGGGATGTGGCTGCATCCCTGCTTCGGGATGTGGCTGCATCCCTGCTTCGGGATGTGGCCGCATCCTCAGTTTGGGATGTGGCAGCATCCCTGCATTGGGTTGTGGTAGCATCTCGCTTTGGGACGTGGCCGCATCCTCAGTTTGGGATGTGGCCCCATCCCTGCTTTAGGATGTGGCAGCATCCTCGCTTTGGGATGTGGCCATTCCCACCACACCGTGCATCCTGCAGACCCCATAGGGCTCTTTCAAGGTAGGTAAGGGCGCAGAGCAGAGAATCCGGGGGAGTTTGGCTCTCAGGATGGGACAatgagatgatttttaaggtcgCAGGGCAAATGAGAGGccaggagaaggtggaggagatggagttgGCGGAGTGACTGTGTACAAGGGACAGGTCTCAGTGGGAGAAGCCGCAGGCTGCGTTGCTGCCGGCGACTGAACATGGTTAGGAGGTGGGATACAGCTCTGTGTGGAGCACAGAGCACGAGGAGCAAGGGTGTAAGAAACAGTAAAGACCAAAAGCTGTGGTGGGATGACCCCAGGAAGCTGGTGTGATGGAGCTGCAGACTGACCGCGTGGTAGTAtgatgctgcaggagcagaaacCATTCCTGAGGACAGGATCAGGTTGTCCTTTGGGGCCAGGGGGTTAGTGCTGGCGAGGGCATGTGTGGTGGCAGGAGGCAGCCAGAGCTGCCTTCACGGCCCCAGGGTGGAGAGGCAGCCTCTCCCTGGGCCAAGGAGCCCTGTCTCTCACCCGGCCCCTTTCTGTGAGCACTTTGGTTTGGCAAAACCAGCCAACAccaccttaaagcccatccctGAGAGCGCTGCCAGGAGTGCCTGATGGACCAGCCCTGCGCTGGGAAGGCGGCTGTTATCAGATTGGGGAGGTAATTTCGAGGAGGCTTTGCTTTCAACTCAGCTCTAATGTCCTTTAAGTGGTGTTCACAAAGTGCAGAACCACTCTCATTTCCTCTCTCTGGGCATCATGGGTTGGAGCTGTTGTTTCCAGGAGACCTGGGAGCCGCTTGGTGCCCTGAGCTTGTCCTGATCCTTGCTTAACACCATGTCCAGAGCTCGCACTCTTGCTTTGGTTTCCTCATGATATCGATCTATTGCTTAAGCAGCATTAGGGACTATCGagattatacaaaaaaaaatcttattagagattttttttggaTTCTTGTTGAAACCTGCTGCTGGGTTTGGTGCTGTTACAATGCTACCTGCGCCgctttgcatttttcctgttctttctgtgtttgaTGGGCCTGGCAGCACAGGAGGCTCCCCCGTTCACCCCGAGGGCAATGAAAACCTTCCCTGCTCTGGCACTGAGCACCAGGCGTATATGGGGGGCTGGGTGCCTGTTTACAGTATCTCTTTATTTTGGGCATCCTCTGACTTccagagaagctgctgagaggtttttttttccattaaaagtcAGGCAGGGATGCATATGGTCTTTGTATACTACAGTGACTAATATATTTCTGGCAAGGTTTGCGATTGCCCGTAGGAAGGGAAACTGTGATCGATGCCCCCGTTGCTGCAGATGACACCGCTCTTGGCACTGCTGTTTCCACCGCTGACAGTgaccaggaaaagcaaaatagcCACTGGACTCTGCCCAGCGAGAGGTGATAAATGCCCCACGTGCTGGCTCTGGTTAACTTTTAACCACAGACCTTCAGCGGTAGCAGGGGGAGGATTCTCTGCGAGTAAAATCAGCCCTGGTTAAGGCAGTTTGTGTTCAATTTTGTTATGAACAGCTTTTTTTGCAGTGTGTGAGCTGATCCCCAttggaaggatggatggaggtGTCACTGCTGGAGCTGCCACCAAGTCTTACTCCTTTGGGGGAGTCTGACCCTGACACCGTGTCTGGCCTTGCTGGAGAGAAGCATGTGGGGTGGGGAAAGCAAGCGCGTGGGAGCCAGGAGCACCATCCCATCGCCCACCCTGCGTCTGGTTAGAGAAACAGCTCTGGGGTAGGAAGGACGGACCAATGCATCCATATAGTCCAATTTAAATctgtgcaggcagtgctggctgAGGGGTGTCatcctctgtgccccccaagaATCGGTCAGCCTGTTCCCATCTGGAGGCAGCCAGATGGGTGTGGACGTACTCATAgaggagctggggcagcaggaaggagctGTAAAACTCACTTCACCCTCTCAGGGGACGATTTTACTCCTATTTGTTTCCACTAAGCCACACGGACACTGAGTGAAAGggagagctgctgccagggtTTCACAGacctcttttcattttaatatccCTCTCCTTGCTGAATTAGATGCGAGACTGATTGCTTCGATAATCCTGCCGCAGCCGCTATGGGTTATATATGGATTGCAGCCAAAAGCCATGCCGATAAATCATTCCTATACACCAGGCTGTTA
Proteins encoded:
- the ANAPC5 gene encoding anaphase-promoting complex subunit 5, which encodes MASVHESLYFNPMMTNGVVHANVFGIKDWVTPYKMALLALLSELVCGGVELALLERRRLNRLLLPLLQGPDMPLSRLRKAIEESCPNLARSVHLRLKIMAEGELKDMELFFDDLSEAFSGTEPEVHKTSVVGLFLRHMILAYNKLSFSQVYKLYTSLQQYFRNDEKKNGIDESDMELANTEELDGKMEKEELDVPLREEEISCSGPLSQKQAEYFLSQQASLLKNDETKALTPASLQKELNNLLKFNPDFAEAHYLSYLNSLRVQDVFSSTHSLLHYFDRLILTGAESKSNGDEGYGRSLRYAALNLAALHCRFGHYQQAELALQEAIRIAQESNDHVCLQHCLSWLCILEQKMFDSCVLLEHSVNKSLHFGLPYLASLGIQSLVQQRAFAGKAANKLMDALKDSDLLHWKHSLSELVDISIAQKTAIWRLYGRSTMALQQAQTLLSMNSLEAVNVGVQQNNTESFAVVLCHLAELHAEQGYFAAASEILKHLKERFPPNSQHAQLWMLFDQKIQFERAMNDGRYHVADSLVAGITALNSTEGVYRKAIVLKAQNQMSEAYKLLQKLLIHCQKIKNTEMVISVLLSIAELYWRSSCHTIALPVLLQALALAREYSLQYLASETVLNLAFSQLILGIPEQALNILHMAIEPILAHGAVLDKGCAMFLVAKCQVASAASYTPQKKIEVLESAISNLNEAKTYFAKVDCKEQLRDVLYFQARLFHTLGKTQERNKCAMLFRQLHQELPAHGVPLINAFK